DNA sequence from the Cohnella herbarum genome:
GGGAATCGAAGGCAAACACTACGTCGTCGAAAACGGAAAACGCGTCGTTCCGGCAGAGGTGCAAGACCGTATAAACAATGACAATATTGCGTTCACGAAAGAAACGGGTATCGGCTTCTACTGGAATATGATGGCTCACTACGGCGATGGCGCCAAAGACGAAACGGGCAACTATTACACGAAAAACTTCCCTGAGCAATTGGTTATCGGCTATAGCGACGTAGAGAAGGAGACGCTTGCCGCTTACAATGCAACGACTTGGAAAGATTTATTCCCGAAAGAGAGCGAATTCAAAGTTAAAGCCTACGGCGCGGCATGGAATATCTCGATTCCCGGCGAGGACGAAGTATCTATACTGGCGAATAAGATGAAGGACATTACATGGAAGCGAATTCCCGAAGCAATCCTGGCTAAACCAGAAAACTTCGACAAAATTTGGGATGATTACATGAAGGATCTGGATAAAGCCGGAGTTGAAAAAATGGAAGACGGCTATGAGAAATACGTCAAAGACCGCGTTGAGCTGTGGAGTTCGAAATAAAATATTTTTCCAATAAGCCGGAGCTGACTCAAAAGCGCGATCTTTTGAGCAGCTTCTTTCTTTTGTCCGGGCCTAATCATCCGTTACTCGGTGAGCTAAAACTACCGTATTCATGAGAGCAAAGGGTTTATTGACTTTCGCGATATGCTTTTCCGTTGCTCCCATCTTCGTTACGTATTGCTTGACCATGGGGCCGTTCGCAGCGCTGGCGAAATAAATCGGCGTAGCGACAGCGAAGAGCAACAATGCTGAAATCGCGATATTTCTGAACCGGGTAACTGAATTCATATATGATCAACTCCATTTGGATTATTTGGTTGGTATGTCCTATAGGATCAAGTCTAACCCCTAACGATGGCACAACATTGGTTCAAATGTGGAATAATAATGGCAAACTGTCGACGGTTGAAGGGAACAACGCGAAAACCGCCCTGCCTATAGGCAGAGCGGGAGCGGAAGAAATTCGTTATGTTATTGTTTCGCGACCTCATCTTTGTAAGCTTGCAGGAGATCCGCAAGCACAGGTTTAATCGTGGCGGCATCCTTTGATTCCAAGGCTTTAGACAAAGCGACCTGGCCGGAGAAAATCGGGCTGCTATCGGTTGCGGAAACTGCGGCAGCGCTAGCTGTATTGAGTTTTATAGCGTCTATGCGCGTAGCTTTGGTACCCACTGTGCTGCCTGTGGTGTTTTTGGACAACGTAATGGTTACATCGGAACCAGGAGCGGGTTTAATTGAAGGTAATTCTTTGATTTCATATTGTCCGAGATCGATTTTTTCCATGCTTACGCTTGCCGCTGTTGCTTTAACGGAATCGACGACTTTAATCTCATTCGCGACGTTATCGGAAAGTTTAATCGTGCCCTTGGCATCGACTAAGGATATAGTTCTGCCTTCGCTTATTTTATTCAGCTTGTTGTATTTGTCCAACGTGACTTTCCAATCTTCCAGCGTCTCGGGAGCGTAAAGTCGTGCGGCTTCCAACGGATCGGCGAATTGAATCGTTTTAAGCGCTGGAACGAGTTTTGCGACTTTATCCGTTTTAATCGTAGCGGCGGGCAGAACATCGGCCATCGGATTGCTTGCGGCATTGGCGAAAGCCGGTGCGGCGATGGCGGACATCAGCATGGTGGACATAGCGATTCTCTTGAACATGGTCGTGTTTTTCATTTTACAACATCTCCTCTTGGGCTTGGTTTGTCTTACAAGATTCAGTCTATTGCCCAACGATGGCACAACATTGGTTGAATTGTGGAAAATCGATGGCAAGCCCCAGCTGCGCCCATACGCTTGTTATAATAGGCTTAGAATTAAGCTGGAGGTTAACTCATGAACAACTATTTAATAGCGGTCGTGGACGACGATCGGAATATACGCGAGTTAGTGGAAGCCTATTTGAGCAAAGAGAATTACCGTACGGTCGGATTAGAAAGCGCGGAAGAAGCTTTAAGGCAGTGGCACGATGATCCGCCGGATATGTGGGTACTCGATGTCATGCTACCGGGAATGGACGGGTACGAATTTTGTAAAAGAATCCGCAGCGAAGCGGAGGTTCCGATCATTATGATATCCGCGCGCGACAACGAGGTCGATAAGATCCTCGGCCTGGAACTGGGTAGCGATGATTATTTGGTCAAGCCGTTCAGCCCTCGCGAATTGGTTGCCCGGGTTAAACGCCATCTGCAACGGTGGTACAAGTCTCGCGGCTCCGAGGAGAACGCCCAAGAGCTGCAATCTTCCCCTCGAATCGAGGTCGGCCAGCTTGAATTGATCGTCGAGGAGAGACGAGTCCGTTGGCTCGGAGAAGAGGTTGAAGTCACTAGCAAGGAATTCTCGTTGCTTAAGATGTTCGCCGAGCGTCCGAATCGGGCGTTCACGAGAGATGAGATTCTCATTCTGGTATGGGGCGACGATTATTTCGGCAGCGACCGGGCGGTGGATCACCTCGTTAAGCGGATTCGCAAAAAAATGGACGATCTTCCTATAGAGTCGGTGTGGGGACACGGGTATCGATTACGGAACGAAGGAGGCGAACAGTAGCATGAAGCTGGCTCACCAGATTAATTTGGCTTTCGGAGTGTTGATCGCGCTCGTTATCGCGGTAACGGCGATCATTAACCATTACGTGCTGTTGGATCATTTCGTCGGCGTACAGAAACAAGAAATGCAGGCGATAGGCGCACAAATGACGGCCAGTCTGAAATCCGTAGATCTAGAGAAAAGCGAGCAAACTACGATCGCGACCTTTCAGGATATTCAACCGGTCGTAGCGAATAACGTCGAGGCGATATTAACGGATAAACAAGGCAACGTCGTTTACGGGAATGTGCCCACGAAAGCAGCGACGCTGACTCGGATACCGATTTCTAAATTAACGGTCTCTCAGAATAACGCCGTTCAGATTGACTCGGACCAAACGATCGGAGCACGTGAGCTCATAGAAGGGAAAGACAGCCGGTACGTCGTTTCGGCGACGGCCATTCCGCAAGGGACGTTGACGTTATATTCTCCGATGAGCAAGATCAACGCGATAGAACAAGCTTTGCTCGGAAGGCTGCTGATCGTTCTATGCGTTTCGGGAGCGATCGTATATATCATGAGCCTACTGATAACGAACAAGCTCATTAAGCCGTTAATGAAACTAAGGGGAGAGCTGAAGAAAGTCGAGAGCAGGCAGTTTTCGGAAGTACGGTTGGTTAAGGCCGGAGGAGAGATCGGTGCGGTGGCGCAAACCGTCTATGATCTGGCAGGAGAGCTAGATCGGTATAATCAGGCGCAAAAGCAGTTTTTCCAAAATGCTTCGCATGAACTGAAGACGCCTCTCATGTCGATCGCGGGTTATGCCGAAGGCATACGGGACGGCGTATTCGAAGGCGAGGGCGCAACGAAAGGGTTAAACGTTATCTTAAGCGAAAGCGGCAGATTGAAAAATATCGTAACGGAAATGACCTTGCTGGCGAAGCTGGACAGCGAAGAGGATATTTTTCAACTGTCGGAAGTGGACGTGCGCGATCTGTTAACGGAAACTCGCGAGAGAGTTAATCCGCTGCTTCTCAAGAAAGGTCTCGAGATGCAGATACAATATGGAGGTAAGCAAAAGGAAGAAAATCAATCGCCGATGAACATTTGGGCCGATCGGGATAAAATCTCACAAGCGTTACTGAATGTCGTATCGAATGCTTCGCGTTATGCTAGAGAACGGATAATCGTTGACGTAGCGATAGAACACGACGATATCCGAATTTCGATAACCGACGACGGGGCAGGATTCTCGCCCGCTCTGTTGCCTTATTTATTCCATCGCTTCGTGAAGGGAAAAGACGGAGAGACGGGGTTAGGTCTTGCGATCTCTCGGGCGATCGTGGAGCGTTGCCGCGGACGGATTGCGGCGAGCAATCGCAAAGAAGGCGGGGCCGTGATTACGATGGCTTTTCCTTTCGGAGGCGCGAAGAGCTCCTTGCAGCACATTTGATAGGAAGGCTGCCCCAAAAGCGTATCGCTTCCGGGGCAGCCTCTCTTTTTTTTATTCGGTTACATGCCCATCGTTTCGCCATTATCATAGTTAAACTGCCATCCGATTCCGAACTTGTCTTTCAGACTCCCGTAGCATTTGCTCCAGAACGTTTCCTGAAGCTCCATTCCCACGGTGCCGCCTTCTTTCAGTTTGTGAAAAAGCGATTTGATTCTATCGATATCCTTATTCACGATGGAGAGGCTGATATTATTTCCTTCCACGAATGGCATCCCGGGGAAAACATCGGAAAACATAACGGTGCTTCCATCAAGATTAAGCCGGGTATGCATGACCAAATTTTTCGCCTCTTCGGGAATGGGATAGTCCGAATTAGGGTGCGATGAGCCGAAAGTCATAATATTGGGTTTCTCGGAACCGAATACCTCGGCGTA
Encoded proteins:
- a CDS encoding response regulator transcription factor, with product MNNYLIAVVDDDRNIRELVEAYLSKENYRTVGLESAEEALRQWHDDPPDMWVLDVMLPGMDGYEFCKRIRSEAEVPIIMISARDNEVDKILGLELGSDDYLVKPFSPRELVARVKRHLQRWYKSRGSEENAQELQSSPRIEVGQLELIVEERRVRWLGEEVEVTSKEFSLLKMFAERPNRAFTRDEILILVWGDDYFGSDRAVDHLVKRIRKKMDDLPIESVWGHGYRLRNEGGEQ
- a CDS encoding VOC family protein codes for the protein MAIDVYLNFNGNCREAAEFYAEVFGSEKPNIMTFGSSHPNSDYPIPEEAKNLVMHTRLNLDGSTVMFSDVFPGMPFVEGNNISLSIVNKDIDRIKSLFHKLKEGGTVGMELQETFWSKCYGSLKDKFGIGWQFNYDNGETMGM
- a CDS encoding sensor histidine kinase, whose protein sequence is MKLAHQINLAFGVLIALVIAVTAIINHYVLLDHFVGVQKQEMQAIGAQMTASLKSVDLEKSEQTTIATFQDIQPVVANNVEAILTDKQGNVVYGNVPTKAATLTRIPISKLTVSQNNAVQIDSDQTIGARELIEGKDSRYVVSATAIPQGTLTLYSPMSKINAIEQALLGRLLIVLCVSGAIVYIMSLLITNKLIKPLMKLRGELKKVESRQFSEVRLVKAGGEIGAVAQTVYDLAGELDRYNQAQKQFFQNASHELKTPLMSIAGYAEGIRDGVFEGEGATKGLNVILSESGRLKNIVTEMTLLAKLDSEEDIFQLSEVDVRDLLTETRERVNPLLLKKGLEMQIQYGGKQKEENQSPMNIWADRDKISQALLNVVSNASRYARERIIVDVAIEHDDIRISITDDGAGFSPALLPYLFHRFVKGKDGETGLGLAISRAIVERCRGRIAASNRKEGGAVITMAFPFGGAKSSLQHI